The genomic stretch AAACCGTAAGGCCCGATCAATGCACCGGCAATAATCAAACCGACAATATCCGGAATCTTAAAACGGTGGAGCACAAGTGGAGCAAACAGAATAATAAAAAGAATTACAGAAAAGATTAACACGGGATTCGTTAACGGTAATGTAACACTTAATATATTCAGATTCAACATAGAAGGAATATTTTAGCCGGATTTCTACTCTTTACATTACAAATTTATTCTTTTTTAATGAATAAAGAAGTAAAAAAAGATAAATTTGTCAGCGAAATCACCTTAATCTAAAAAAAGATGCAAACTACAATCCGCCTTTTTAGCCTATGCTTATTAATTCTAGGTTTTTACACGTGTCAACCTACCCCGGAAAAGAAACAACCGGTAGACTGGGTTGATCCGCAAATCGGTTCGGTACACTGCCGCTGGTTCTTCTATACCCCAGCCGCTCTTCCCATGGGAATGGCCAAGCTGGCACCGACCACCAATGCTTACGGAAGTTATGGTAGTTGGCTCCCCTGTGGGTATGATGACCGTCATACCTCCATTGAAGGTTTCGCCCATTTTCATGAGTTCCAAATAGGGGGAGTCGTAACGATTCCCACCACCGGAGAGCTAAAAACCCTACCGGGAACATTAGAAGATCCGGATTCCGGTTATCGTTCACGCGTTGACAAGACAACAGAAGTCTCCACCCCCGGCTATTACGCTGTAACACTCACGGATTACAATATCAAAGCAGAAATCACGGCAACCACCCGGACGGGCTTTCACCGTTATACCTTTCCCCAATCTACTACATCAAGAATACTATTTGACATCGGGCACAAACAAGGAGAAAGTGCCACCATCACGGATGCAGAAGTCACATATCACCCGGAAACCAACGAAGTCACCGGATGGGTGGAAAACTATCCGATTTATGCAACATTCTGCCAACCGAACGGGAAAATAAAAATTTTCTTTGCCGCCAAACTAGACAAGAAACCACAAACAATCGGGACATTTATTGACGAAAAAATACAAGAAAATTCCAACTCGGTAAAAGGCCCCGGATGCGGACTATACTTGACTTTCCAAACAAAAGCCAAAGAACAAATACAAATGCAAGTCGGTCTATCCTATACCGACATTGAAAATGCACGTAATAACCGAGATTCAGAAGCAACCGGAAAAAGCTTCGATGACGTGAAAAATGCAGCCCGTCAGACTTGGAATGAAATGCTTGGCCGTATCCAAGTGGAAGGTGGAACCCCGGAAGACAAAACCAAATTCTACACCGGACTTTATCATGCACTACTCGGCAGGGGGATCGCCAACGACATAAACGGACAATACATTCAACATGATAAGACGATCGGACAAATACCTTTGGACAAAAATGGAATTCCACTCTATTCCCATCACAACACCGATGGAATGTGGGGTGGTTTTTGGAATCTTACCCAAATATGGACGTTGGCCTATCCTGAAATATTCTCCAGTTACATAAAATCGAATCTGGACTTCTTCAAAAATTCCGGTTGGCTACACGACGGGGAAGCTGCCGGAGTGTACACGAACGGTGTACAAACCAACTTTCAAGGTTTAATCATATGTGCCGCTTACCAAGCCGGAATTCGTGATTTCAACATTGAAACGGCTTGGAGTGCCATCTGTAAAAACGAACTGGAATACAAAGGACGGGATATGGGCAACGGGAAATATGACAATGAATACTTTATCCAACAAGGTTTTATTCCCTTGAAAGATTATCTATATCCTAATGACTGGGTCTGCAATTTCGGAGCTTCCCACACGTTGGAATACGCCTTTAGTTGTTATGCTGCGGCTCAAATGGCCAAAGCTATCGGGAAAACAGCCGCATACAACACCCTTATGCAATACTCGTATGCTTACAAAAATCTATTCGATCCAGAAACAAAGTATATGCGTCCCCGTGAAATGGACGGCAGTTTCATGAAAGACTTCGACCCGTTAAAAGGCTGGAAAGGATTCCAAGAAGGCAATGCCGCACAATATACCTGGTATGTTCCCCATGACATCCAAGGTCTGACAGAACTCATGGGTATTGATCTTTTCAACGAAAGACTGGAAAACACGTTTATCGAATCCCGGAAAACCTTGTTTGGGGGAGGGAAAGAAATTGATAGCTTTTCCGGAGTCGAAAAATTGTATAATCAAGGGAATCAACCCTGCCTGCATGATGCCTGGCTCTTCAACTATTCCGGTAAACCGTGGCTAACACAACTATACACCCGGTTAATTTGTGATGAATTCTACGGTATCACCCCGGAACATGGTTACGGTTACGGACAAGACGAAGACCAAGGACAATTAGGAGCTTGGTATGTTATGGCTGCCATGGGTTTATTCGACGTGCAGGGAGGAACCAACATCTCCCCTTCTTACCAAATCGGCAGTCCTAAATTTCGTAAAATCACGATTAAACTCGATCCCCGGTACTATTCCGGTAAAGCATTCGTGATTGAAACAGAAAATAATGCTCCTAATCATTATTACGTTCAATCGGCAACACTCAACGGGCAACTGCTAGAAGATTGCTGGTTCTATCGAAGGGAAATTATCAATGGCGGACATTTGAAACTACAAATGGACTCGACCCCGAATACTCACTGGGGAATTTCATCCATACCCCATTCTAAATAACAAAACAAAAAAGTCCGAGCTTTAAACTCGGACTTTTCTACATATTAAAAACCATTATTTTACTTCCCAAACGTCTCCGCTGTTCAATAAATCTTCAACACAACGAATAGAAGATTTTGCTTTAACGTCTTCAATCTGAGCTTCCAACGCATCATTATAAGTCGTACCTTCCACATCACGGATAACACCCAAAGCCACAGGATACTCCGGAGCTTTCATGTGTACCAACATCCAATGTATAGAAGGATTCACGCTGTGAGCATCATGCACCATAATATCATCTAACGTGATACCATCCTTACCAATCTCTACAACTTTTAACTTACCGGCCTTCATATCGAACATGATACCTTTATCCTTGTTCTTTCCGAAAACCATTGGTTCTCCATGTCTCAAGATCAATTGACGCTCTTCCTTCATCTCTTTATCCGTGATAGCAGCATGAGCCCCATCAGCAAAGATCACGCAGTTCTGAAGAATTTCCACAACAGCAGTACCCTTATGACGCACACCAGCCTCGATAACTTCTGCACTCAAATTGATATTCATATCCAACGTACGAGCGAAAAATTTCCCTTGCGCACCGATTACCAACTCTCCCGGGTTAAACGGGGTCTCAATTGTTCCGTAAGGAGAAGTTTTAGTTTTCGTACCCAATTTCGTGGTTGGAGAATATTGTCCTTTCGTCAACCCGTAAATCTCATTATTGAACACCAAAGTGGTAATATCAATATTACGGCGAATAGCATGAATAAAATGGTTACCACCAATAGCCAAAGCATCACCGTCACCGGAAATTTGAAGAATATTCAATTTCGGATTAGCACTCTTGGCTCCGGATGCGATAGCAGCAGCCCGGCCATGAATCGTATGGAAACCATAAGTATTCATGTAATAGGGGAAACGGGAAGAACATCCGATTCCGGAAATAACTGCCCACGATTCTTTCGGGTACCCCAATTCAGCCATGGCTTTCTGTACGGAGTTAATGATACCATGGTCACCGCAACCCGGACACCAACGAATCTCCTGGTTGCTCTTAAAATCTTTCGGTGTATATTGTTCTGCCATGATTATTTTCCTAATAATTCGGTTATTTTTTCTTTCAGCTCAACTACCGTGAAAGGTAATCCGGCTACTTTATTATATTGATAATACGTGTAATGCGGGAATTTAGCTCTCAAATACGATGCAAACTGTCCCAAGTTTAACTCGCAAACGACAATTTTCTTGAATTTACCAAGAACCTCATCCGTGTTCTTCGGAAGCGGGTTGATAAAGTTGAAATGAGCCAAGCTCACGTCTTTACCAGCTTCTCTCAATTCACGAACCACCGAGTACAAGTGCCCGTAAGTTCCACCCCATCCAACAACGAGAAGATCCCCACCATCTTGATTTCCGAAAATCTCCTGTTGAGGAATGCTGTCTGCAATCTTAGCCACTTTTGCATCACGCAAATCAGTCATAATCTGGTGGTTTTCCGGCACGTAACTAATTTCTCCAGTTACATTTACCTTCTCCAATCCACCGATACGATGTTCCAAACCTTTCGTTCCCGGTAAAGCCCACATTCTAGCCAAAGTCTCCGGATCACGTGCATATGGTTTATAATCATCCCCTTCTTTAGCCACTCTCGGGGTAATAGAAGGGTAATCTTTCAACGAAGGAATCTTCCATGGTTGAGCACCATTCCCCAAGAATCCGTCTGTCAACAGAACAACCGGAGTCATGTGCTCTACAGCAATTTTAGATGCCCAGAAAGCATAGTCAAAACAGTTACCCGGGGTACTTGCAGCAACGACAGGCATAGGGCTTTCACCGTTACGCCCGTAAAGAGCTTGCAACAAATCGGATTGTTCCGTTTTCGTGGGCAAACCAGTTGAAGGACCACCACGTTGTACGTCAACGATTACCAAAGGTAACTCGGCCATTACTGCCAAGCCGGCAGCCTCGCTCTTCAATGCCAAACCGGGCCCTGAAGTTGTTGTGATAGCCAGGTTACCCACGTAACTTGCACCGATAGAAGTACAAATTCCGGCAATCTCGTCCTCTGCCTGATAGGTCTTCACTCCCAAATCACGTCTCAACGCCAATTCTTGTAAAATATCTGTTGCCGGAGTAATAGGATAAGAACCACAGAACAAAGGCAAATTAGCTTTTTCAGCAGCAGCCAAAAATCCCCATGCCGTAGCCTTATTACCAGTAATTGTCCGGTAACGTCCTTTCTCGATTTGAGCAGGAGCCACATTGAAGTGTACAGCCAAAGCATGAACGTTAGAAGCGTAATTGAAACCACTTTCCAACACTTTCACGTTAGCACTAGCGATTTCCGGCTTCTTGGCAAACTTCTGGTTAATAAAATCTCTCGTGTGATCCACTGTACGGTCGAACATCCAGTAAATCATACCAAGAGCAAACATATTTTTGCATTTAACGATAGACTTCTGATCTAGACCGCTGTCTTTCAAAGCCTCTTCCGTTAAAGTTGTGATCTTCACAGGAACCACGTTATAATCTTGCAAGACAGCATCTTCCAGTGGGTTTTCTTTATACCCAGCCTTTTCGATGTTCTTGTCAGTAAATGCATCCAAGTTCACGATAATCGTTGCACCTTTCTTTGCCCAACGCAAGTTAGCCTTTAAAGCGGCAGGATTCATCGCCACGAGCACGTCTGCAAAATCTCCCGGAGTTTTAATGGGATCATTCCCTATATGTACTTGAAACCCGGAAACACCACCAACCGTACCTTGCGGGGCGCGTATTTCAGCAGGATAATCCGGAAACGTTGATACACCGTTTCCAAATAAAGCAGCAGCATCCGAGAATTGCTGGCCGGTTAATTGCATTCCATCTCCCGAATCTCCCGAGAAACGAATTACAATGTCTTTTTTGTCGATAACTTCTGTCTTTTCACTCATGACTTAGTTACTTGTTCTTAAATATTAAATTATAAATTATATTCTATAATATCACGTAAATTTTATGTTGTAAAACATGCGTAAAGGTAGCCAATAGAAATATCTAAACAAGTTTGTATCAGTATTTTTTTCTTTTCAGATATTGCATTGACAATCAAGTCAGAGCATATCAAAAAACATATTTTTCAGCACAAATAAAATAAAACAATTCTAAACAACGAATCTTTTTCCGTCGTTTTTCGGTTACATTCTTGTTACGATTGAAAATTCCAACGATAAAATCCCTTTCAATATGGAACAAAATCAGTCTTTAAATTGTATAGATAATAAGTTTTGTATAATTTTATCAAGTAAACATCTATACAGCTATAAAGTAATACTTAAACATGTTACCATGAAAAACTATTTGATTTTACTCTGTTTGATTCTTGGAATGATAAGTTGTGGAAAAAAATCATCCATCCCGGAGCTAATGGGTATTTCAGACGATTCACAAAATCCCTACATCATAAGTTCTACCCGTGTAGGTTCCATTGCTAGAGGTACAAATATTCATCAACTCTATTCTATATTCCCCGCTAAACAAATCAAGCTCATCAAAAATAAAGAGGGGTTCTTCAATCAGGAATTTGATGATTACAATGTCTATGACAATAATGGCAAACTCCTTTTTATAGCTACTCCGGAAGTTGCCGGAGATACCAGCTCATTCATTAATCGTATCATTATTCGGGACACCTCATTCAAAACTCTTGAAGGTATTGGCCTTAATTCCAATTTAGGACAAATACGAGACGCCTATCACAATATAAACTATCTCCCTTCCTCAGGAGAAATTGTCGTTTCTGTTCCGAAAGTCAGTACCAATTTCTTAATCAACAAGGCAACCCTGGATGATTCCTGGTGGGATAACACCACAAACCAAATCATCGAAAAGAATATTCCGGACAGCGCCCAAATAGACGGGATTATCGTATTCTGGAACACGAAAGAAGCCCAACATATTCCTGCTGTCTTTACAGCTGCATTCTGGAATGAAATGCTGACAAAACTAATCACCTGGTGTGTCATTCAACTCCCGTCAATTGCCATTCTCATTATTTTATTCGTCTCCTTATTAAGAGCCTTACGCTTCACAATTCGAAAAATGAAAAAGCTCGCTATCAATAAAGCTCATAAGGCTGAAAACATTGACAACAATGAAGCTGAAAAACGAATTAACACACTCACAGGAATCATATACGGTATCGGTAGAATCTTCCTGTGGGTAATCTTTTTACTAATCTTACTCGGAAAATTCAATATCAACATTGCCCCCATCCTCGCTAGTGCAGGAATTGTCGGATTAGCGGTTGGTTTCGGGGCTCAAGAATTAGTCCGGGATTTCATATCCGGTTTCTTCATTCTATTGGAAGATCAACTACGTACCGGAGACTGGGCCGTTATCAACGGAACAGAAGGGCTAGTTGAAAAAATCGAATTAAGAACCGTCACCCTACGGGATAGTTCAGGCGTCGTACACATTTTCCAAAACGGAAAAATAGACACACTCTCCAACATGACCAAAGAATGGTCCGCCATTGTCCTGCAAATCGGTATCGCATATAAAGAAGACACGGACAACGCTGTCATGCTCATGCAACAAGTCGGAGACGAAATGTTCAATGACCCCGTTTACAAAGAGCTAATGCTCGAACCCGTGGTCATCAGCGGGGTAAACGACTTTGCCGATAGTGCCGTGATCATTCGCCTTGTCATCAAAACCAAACCCATGCAACAATGGGCCGTTGGCCGAGAATATCGCCGTCGCCTGAAAAAAGTATTTGATGCCAAGAACGTGGAGTTCCCCTTCCCCTATCGCACGCTAACCTGGGGAGATAGCTCCAACCCGATAAAACTAAAAATAGAACCCTCTGACTCAGATCCGAAATAACTTTTACCTTTCAGTTATTAACTTTCAACTCCATAATATGGCCCGTTTTCTTAAAGACCGAACGAAATCAAAAGGAGCCGCACCCGGCTCCCTAATCTTCATCGGCAAACAAAAAATGACAAAAAACTCCATTCAGGTTATCCAATACACCTCAGAAGGACTCAAAGAGTTCTTTCCCGAAACTCTGGAAAACATAGCTAATATCGTATCCAACGATCACATGACCTGGATCAACATATCCGGCTTGCAAAACACTAAACTGATTGCCGATATGGGCAAGGCTTTTGATGTATCTTCTCTATTTCTGGAAGATATTCTAAACACGGACCAACGCCCTCGGTTCAGTGAAGAATCCGACCATTTATATATCATTGCTAAATCCTTCTATTTCGGTAAGGAAGACGGTATTGTACACATGGAACAACTCTCTTTTATTGTCGGCTCTCACTACCTGATCACTATTCAAGAAACAGATACCGATTATTTCAAGGATGTGAAGAAACGCTTATATGACGGCAAAACCCGCATTCGTTCTTTCGGGACGGATTACCTCTGTTACGCCCTACTGGACACTCTCGTTGACAGCTATATCATTAATCTTGAAATATTAGGCGCAGCCATAGAAGAACGCGGTAGAACAATTTTAGAAGCTGATGCCAAAGTGGTTGAAGATCTTTACCACTATAAAACAGAACTTTCATATATCCGGAAAAACGTACGTCCATTCAAAGAAGTCACAACCCGTTTCATTAATTGTGATTCTCCCCTAGTAAACCAAAACACGTACACCTATTTACACGACTTGGATGATCTGGTTGTACAAGCCCAAGAAGCCATCGAAATATACTACTCCATGGTCTCCGATCAAATAAATCTCTACCAAACTAACATTGGAAACCGACAAAATGATGTCATGAAAGTATTGACCATCTTTTCAACCATTTTCATCCCACTTACTTTCATCGCCGGTATCTACGGAATGAACTTCGAATATATCCCAGAACTAAAACACCACTACGCCTACTTTATCCTTTGGGGCATCATGGTTGTCATCACCATTACCATGCTCCTCTACTTTAAAAGAAAAAAATGGCTTTAATAATTTTAGACACATCTGTACTGTACAAACATTTCGTGATCTTTTCAAAGAATCCTGCCATTGATGTGGCATTCATCAATGACAGGTAACTTATATTACTTTGAGTTATATCAAACTCACATTAAATACTACTCATGTGACATCGTATCTACACGAACTCGCTCTTTGATAATCTTTGCGTTCAAATAAAGAAAAACAAGGCGGGGATTGGCTTCATGAGCCACAACACACAACGTATCAGCATTCAGTAGATCAATCTTTTCCTTGGTCTCGTAAACTTCTTTTTTCCCATCCTCCTCAAGGCTAAAACCTTTTATCAACAAATAACCCTCTTGAATACTCCATGTTTTCAAATCCAACGAGGGAATATTGATCGCTTCACATACTCCTCCTTTTTTAAAATGAAAACCTTTTAACTCTCCCGTTGACTCGTAAGTGTAAGGATTACACCATTCCCCGATAATTTTCTTTTCCATCCCTTTTTGAGGATCGCTGGCACAAGCCAAACACAACAAAATCAATCCGATACAAAATAAATGTTTCATACTATCTTAAATTAAAATTACTATTTCAAAAATTATTTCACCAAATCATACTTTTGATCAATCCCACGCTCATTAGCGTGAATCCCTTCCCTCATCCATCGGGGCTCGGGAGTGCCTTTCAAATAATGATCAAAAAATTGTTGCAGACGAAGCGTCCAATCTATCTCTGCCGCCCTGTTGTACAAGAAATGACGTTCCCCCTTATAATTCAACAACCAAGCAGGTTTCTGCAAACGTCGCATGGCAAGAAATAAATTCAATCCCTCTGCATAAGGAACAGCCTCATCCCTATCACAATGGAATATCAATAATGGAGTCTCTATCTTATCTGCATTCAAGATTGGCGAGTGACGAAGATACATCTCTTTATCCTCCCACAAAGATTTGCCCAAACGACTCTGCGTTTCTTCATACATGAACATTCGAGGCATTCCACTTCCCGTACGAATCCCCGTATAGGCAGAAACCATGTTGGACACGGCCGCTCCCGGACTGGCACAGGCAAACATATTCGTACGAGTCACTAAATAAGCCACCTGATATCCGGACCAACTATGTCCTTGTATCCCAATTCGCTCTTTATCCGCTATTCCCCGGTCGATAAGCATCCGAGTACCACTAACGACAGCACTATAACTGCTCTCTCCTGGAGCGCCCACGGTAAAATGAATGTCCGGCATAAACACTACATAACCATTGCTCACGTAAGAAACCACGTTAAGCATACCACTACACCAAAACGGTACGATGTAGTCATGTAACGTCTCCGTATGTGTTTCATAAAAATTCACGATAACCGGGTAACGTTTTGAAGAATCGTAACCATCCGGCAAATACAGTAATCCTCGATTTCTTTTTCCTTCGAAGTTCGTCCACTCGACCAACTTCACCGATCCCCAAAGGTAATTTTTTTGCTGTGGATTAGTATTCGTTATCTTTACCGGTCGGGTAAATGCCAAATCACTCCACCACAAATCCCGGAATTCCGTGTAACTTTGCCGAGTAAATATGCAGTATTTCTGATCTACCGATTTTTGATTTACCGTGACAGAATAAGGACCTTCCATTAATTTTTTCAATTTACCATTAGCCTGAAAACGATAAATTCCCTCATCCCGATTCTCCAGATTCACGGAAGTCATTAAAAATCCATTTTCAAAATCAATAATTTTATCTCCATAATCATCTTTTAACCAACGGAATTGTCGATTTGTAGTTCTTCCATAACCGTCAGTTAAAGAATAAATAGTTTTTTTCCCCGTCAAGTCTATCACCCACATATCATAACGGTCATATAGCACAACCCGATCACCATCTTTTGACCATCCCGCAATACCGTATGCTTCTGCCGGTTTCGGCAAATCATGCAGTTCATTGTAAACGGGATAACCTATCTCTTTCGAAATATTTACCCGTTGACAAGTCTTTGGATCAATTTTATACCAAACCTTTTCCAAAGCATTATACCATAACGCATATTTGCCGTTCGGGCTCCATTCCGGTTCCGTGTAGGAATTTCGTTCAAAAAGAATCGTTTTTCCAGTATTTAAGTTAATCAGGTAAATATCCGCATTAATATCATTTTTCCAGTCTGAAAAACGTCTATAAGGCGTCTTATCTAAAGCAAAAGCATAATCATACTTATTTCCATCCGGCACGATCAATTTCTCCATATTTTGAGTTGTCACCCGGCAACAAACTTTTGTATCCAAATTATAGGCGAGTTTCACGTTACTGGACCTATGATTTCCTTCTCTCTGCTGTAAAGAGGAAATTTCATCATTCCACGTCCATAATTCCAACTCGAAACGGGTATCCTTCTTTTTCCGCTTTTTCTCCGGCACCGGAAGAATCGTGTCCCCATCCAATATAACACGTTTTCCATCATTGGATAAACGATAAGCTCTACTCCGCCAAACATAGTTTTCCGGGAATTGCACATCATCCCAATCCACCAGCAACCGACACTTCCCTTGTGGAAGAGAAAAAGAATAAAAGAGATCAGGATTATTCATTTTGGATGAATCCGTGGCCACCGTGAAAGTTCCACCCAACTGATTGTGTGCTAATGAATAATCTTTTAACAAAAGTTCCTTGTCGGAAAAAATAACAACAGGCTTTCCCTTCAAGGGACTATAGCACAAAGATTTATACTCTCCATGATTTTTGATATAAACAATAGCTTTATGCCCCTTCAACAATGTGCAATTTTCCACACTATCCATCACGATGGAGTCGCAACTCCCGATATTTTTAATGACAAATCGCCTGTATCGCGGAGATTTTTTATCTATCGGGTAAGAATACGTGATTAATTCCGAAGTATTATATTCATTGAAATCATACTCCTTATCCCAATATATCTTTTTCATATCCCGCAAACGCAACAAAAAGGTCGAATCGCAAGCACAAGTATCCGCCTCTGGAGCCGTTACCGTATAACGTAACCATTTCCCGTTCGCAAAAAATGAAGGTCTAACCACATTTTTCAATTCCTCCTTGATATTTTTCTCCGGATTATATAGATAAGTTACCCGGGGTAATGTATCATATTTTGAATCAATATGCACAAAATGATAAGTTACCCATTTCCCATCTTCAGAGATATTGGGAGCATCCACCCTTCGCCATAATTTATATGACGCTGTATCCAAAGCTTTTTTTTGAGACCATCCAATGTTACCGGAGAGAATCAACAAAAAAATTATTACGAATTTCATCATATTCTATTTCATTAAAAAAAGAAAGATTGTCTTCCAATACCTGGATGTAAATTTCTGGTTCTTAAATTCAGAATACCGCACCAGAATATTTGGAAGACATCTTCCGCTTATTGATGT from Butyricimonas virosa encodes the following:
- a CDS encoding GH92 family glycosyl hydrolase, translated to MQTTIRLFSLCLLILGFYTCQPTPEKKQPVDWVDPQIGSVHCRWFFYTPAALPMGMAKLAPTTNAYGSYGSWLPCGYDDRHTSIEGFAHFHEFQIGGVVTIPTTGELKTLPGTLEDPDSGYRSRVDKTTEVSTPGYYAVTLTDYNIKAEITATTRTGFHRYTFPQSTTSRILFDIGHKQGESATITDAEVTYHPETNEVTGWVENYPIYATFCQPNGKIKIFFAAKLDKKPQTIGTFIDEKIQENSNSVKGPGCGLYLTFQTKAKEQIQMQVGLSYTDIENARNNRDSEATGKSFDDVKNAARQTWNEMLGRIQVEGGTPEDKTKFYTGLYHALLGRGIANDINGQYIQHDKTIGQIPLDKNGIPLYSHHNTDGMWGGFWNLTQIWTLAYPEIFSSYIKSNLDFFKNSGWLHDGEAAGVYTNGVQTNFQGLIICAAYQAGIRDFNIETAWSAICKNELEYKGRDMGNGKYDNEYFIQQGFIPLKDYLYPNDWVCNFGASHTLEYAFSCYAAAQMAKAIGKTAAYNTLMQYSYAYKNLFDPETKYMRPREMDGSFMKDFDPLKGWKGFQEGNAAQYTWYVPHDIQGLTELMGIDLFNERLENTFIESRKTLFGGGKEIDSFSGVEKLYNQGNQPCLHDAWLFNYSGKPWLTQLYTRLICDEFYGITPEHGYGYGQDEDQGQLGAWYVMAAMGLFDVQGGTNISPSYQIGSPKFRKITIKLDPRYYSGKAFVIETENNAPNHYYVQSATLNGQLLEDCWFYRREIINGGHLKLQMDSTPNTHWGISSIPHSK
- a CDS encoding 2-oxoacid:ferredoxin oxidoreductase subunit beta: MAEQYTPKDFKSNQEIRWCPGCGDHGIINSVQKAMAELGYPKESWAVISGIGCSSRFPYYMNTYGFHTIHGRAAAIASGAKSANPKLNILQISGDGDALAIGGNHFIHAIRRNIDITTLVFNNEIYGLTKGQYSPTTKLGTKTKTSPYGTIETPFNPGELVIGAQGKFFARTLDMNINLSAEVIEAGVRHKGTAVVEILQNCVIFADGAHAAITDKEMKEERQLILRHGEPMVFGKNKDKGIMFDMKAGKLKVVEIGKDGITLDDIMVHDAHSVNPSIHWMLVHMKAPEYPVALGVIRDVEGTTYNDALEAQIEDVKAKSSIRCVEDLLNSGDVWEVK
- a CDS encoding 2-oxoacid:acceptor oxidoreductase subunit alpha, whose product is MSEKTEVIDKKDIVIRFSGDSGDGMQLTGQQFSDAAALFGNGVSTFPDYPAEIRAPQGTVGGVSGFQVHIGNDPIKTPGDFADVLVAMNPAALKANLRWAKKGATIIVNLDAFTDKNIEKAGYKENPLEDAVLQDYNVVPVKITTLTEEALKDSGLDQKSIVKCKNMFALGMIYWMFDRTVDHTRDFINQKFAKKPEIASANVKVLESGFNYASNVHALAVHFNVAPAQIEKGRYRTITGNKATAWGFLAAAEKANLPLFCGSYPITPATDILQELALRRDLGVKTYQAEDEIAGICTSIGASYVGNLAITTTSGPGLALKSEAAGLAVMAELPLVIVDVQRGGPSTGLPTKTEQSDLLQALYGRNGESPMPVVAASTPGNCFDYAFWASKIAVEHMTPVVLLTDGFLGNGAQPWKIPSLKDYPSITPRVAKEGDDYKPYARDPETLARMWALPGTKGLEHRIGGLEKVNVTGEISYVPENHQIMTDLRDAKVAKIADSIPQQEIFGNQDGGDLLVVGWGGTYGHLYSVVRELREAGKDVSLAHFNFINPLPKNTDEVLGKFKKIVVCELNLGQFASYLRAKFPHYTYYQYNKVAGLPFTVVELKEKITELLGK
- a CDS encoding mechanosensitive ion channel family protein, with the protein product MKNYLILLCLILGMISCGKKSSIPELMGISDDSQNPYIISSTRVGSIARGTNIHQLYSIFPAKQIKLIKNKEGFFNQEFDDYNVYDNNGKLLFIATPEVAGDTSSFINRIIIRDTSFKTLEGIGLNSNLGQIRDAYHNINYLPSSGEIVVSVPKVSTNFLINKATLDDSWWDNTTNQIIEKNIPDSAQIDGIIVFWNTKEAQHIPAVFTAAFWNEMLTKLITWCVIQLPSIAILIILFVSLLRALRFTIRKMKKLAINKAHKAENIDNNEAEKRINTLTGIIYGIGRIFLWVIFLLILLGKFNINIAPILASAGIVGLAVGFGAQELVRDFISGFFILLEDQLRTGDWAVINGTEGLVEKIELRTVTLRDSSGVVHIFQNGKIDTLSNMTKEWSAIVLQIGIAYKEDTDNAVMLMQQVGDEMFNDPVYKELMLEPVVISGVNDFADSAVIIRLVIKTKPMQQWAVGREYRRRLKKVFDAKNVEFPFPYRTLTWGDSSNPIKLKIEPSDSDPK
- the corA gene encoding magnesium/cobalt transporter CorA, with product MARFLKDRTKSKGAAPGSLIFIGKQKMTKNSIQVIQYTSEGLKEFFPETLENIANIVSNDHMTWINISGLQNTKLIADMGKAFDVSSLFLEDILNTDQRPRFSEESDHLYIIAKSFYFGKEDGIVHMEQLSFIVGSHYLITIQETDTDYFKDVKKRLYDGKTRIRSFGTDYLCYALLDTLVDSYIINLEILGAAIEERGRTILEADAKVVEDLYHYKTELSYIRKNVRPFKEVTTRFINCDSPLVNQNTYTYLHDLDDLVVQAQEAIEIYYSMVSDQINLYQTNIGNRQNDVMKVLTIFSTIFIPLTFIAGIYGMNFEYIPELKHHYAYFILWGIMVVITITMLLYFKRKKWL
- a CDS encoding lipocalin family protein, producing the protein MKHLFCIGLILLCLACASDPQKGMEKKIIGEWCNPYTYESTGELKGFHFKKGGVCEAINIPSLDLKTWSIQEGYLLIKGFSLEEDGKKEVYETKEKIDLLNADTLCVVAHEANPRLVFLYLNAKIIKERVRVDTMSHE
- a CDS encoding S9 family peptidase; translation: MMKFVIIFLLILSGNIGWSQKKALDTASYKLWRRVDAPNISEDGKWVTYHFVHIDSKYDTLPRVTYLYNPEKNIKEELKNVVRPSFFANGKWLRYTVTAPEADTCACDSTFLLRLRDMKKIYWDKEYDFNEYNTSELITYSYPIDKKSPRYRRFVIKNIGSCDSIVMDSVENCTLLKGHKAIVYIKNHGEYKSLCYSPLKGKPVVIFSDKELLLKDYSLAHNQLGGTFTVATDSSKMNNPDLFYSFSLPQGKCRLLVDWDDVQFPENYVWRSRAYRLSNDGKRVILDGDTILPVPEKKRKKKDTRFELELWTWNDEISSLQQREGNHRSSNVKLAYNLDTKVCCRVTTQNMEKLIVPDGNKYDYAFALDKTPYRRFSDWKNDINADIYLINLNTGKTILFERNSYTEPEWSPNGKYALWYNALEKVWYKIDPKTCQRVNISKEIGYPVYNELHDLPKPAEAYGIAGWSKDGDRVVLYDRYDMWVIDLTGKKTIYSLTDGYGRTTNRQFRWLKDDYGDKIIDFENGFLMTSVNLENRDEGIYRFQANGKLKKLMEGPYSVTVNQKSVDQKYCIFTRQSYTEFRDLWWSDLAFTRPVKITNTNPQQKNYLWGSVKLVEWTNFEGKRNRGLLYLPDGYDSSKRYPVIVNFYETHTETLHDYIVPFWCSGMLNVVSYVSNGYVVFMPDIHFTVGAPGESSYSAVVSGTRMLIDRGIADKERIGIQGHSWSGYQVAYLVTRTNMFACASPGAAVSNMVSAYTGIRTGSGMPRMFMYEETQSRLGKSLWEDKEMYLRHSPILNADKIETPLLIFHCDRDEAVPYAEGLNLFLAMRRLQKPAWLLNYKGERHFLYNRAAEIDWTLRLQQFFDHYLKGTPEPRWMREGIHANERGIDQKYDLVK